Part of the Flavobacterium sp. KS-LB2 genome is shown below.
CGAGGTTCAAGATGATAAAATCAGAAGGAATTGCCAAATCATAAAGTATTCCTCTCATAGTTTATTGAGTTCTGTTAATGATATTTTAGATTTTTCTAAAATTGAGAAAAAAGAATTAAAATTAGAATCCGTAAAGTTTGATCCAGCAAGAGTTATAGAAAATTTAAAAAACAATGCTGTTAATAGAGCGAATGATCAAGGATTAGAGTTTCAATTTTCAAAATCAGATACAATTCCTAATTTTTTAATTGGCGATGTAACCCGATTGGTTCAAGTTATAAATAATGTATTAAACAATGCTATTAAGTTTACTTCCAAAGGTTTTGTGAAATTTGATGTAGGCTGTACTATTAACGATAATAATCGCGCTAGTTTGAAATTTACTATTTCAGATTCAGGTGTGGGAATTCCTAAAGATAAAATGAATAGTATTTTTGATTCGTTTTCTCAAAATAGCATTGATAATAAGAGGAAATTTGGAGGACTGGGATTAGGTCTTTACATTGTAAAGACACTCGTAGATATGCAGGATGGAACTATTGAGATGGATAGCAAAGTCAATGAAGGTACAACTTGTATCATTACTTTAGATTTTGAGGTACTGCCGCAAGAAGAAAATACAGATTTTTTGGTTAAGCCAACAGTATATGATTTAGGAGGCAAATCTATTTTAGTAGTTGAAGACAATCCGATTAACCAAATGGTTGTTAAAATGATTACAAAAAAATGGATGAACACTACTGTAGTTTATGCTAACAATGGTCAGGAATGCTTAGATGCTTTCAAGGAAAACCATTTTGATATTGTGTTAATGGATCTTCAAATGCCAGTGATGGATGGCTACGAAGCAACTATAGCGATTAGAAATGGGGAAGCAGGAGTCGCTAATGCTTCTGTCCCCATTATTGCAGTAACCGCTGATGTAATGGAAAGTACTAAATTACGTGTTGCAGAAATTGGGATGAATCATTATTTATCTAAACCAATCAAGAATGATACTTTATATCGTGCTGTAAAAAATTTAGTTTAATTAAAACGCAATCGTACATAAACGTGCTTAATTCCTTTTTTGTCTGAATCTCTCTCGTCGATTTCTAGAATATCAGTGAGTGATTTTAGCATAGGAGTAAGTTTAGGAAACCCATAATTTCTTGGGTCAAATTCTGGTTTTTTCTTTACAATTAGGTTCCCTACATCTCCAAGAAATGCCCAGCCGCTATCATCACCAATGTCTTCAATGGTAGATTCTATTAACTCGATAGTTTGTAAATCAACTTTGTTTAGGCTTTTTGGAGTTGCTTTTTTAGCATCGGATGTGTTGGTTCGTTTTGGTAATTTCTTTTTGATTGCTCCGTCAAGAACTTCAATGTAAATAAATCTATCGCAAGCAACAATAAATGAATTAGGTGTTTTTTGTTCTCCAATTCCAATGACTTTCATGCCAGATTCACGAAGCCGAATTGCTAAACGTGTAAAGTCAGAATCACTGGAAACAATACAAAAACCATCTACTTTGTCTGAATATAATAAATCCATGGCGTCTATGATCATAGCAGAATCCGATGAGTTTTTCCCCACGGTGTAGCTGTATTGCTGAATTGGTGTGATAGCATGTTCTAATAATACACTTTTCCAGCCGCCAGCATTGGGTTTAGTCCAATCGGCATAAATACGTTTGGTGGTTGGAGTTCCAAATTTAGCAATTTCCTCCATCATGCCTTTTACATTGCTATAAGGAACATTGTCAGCATCAATGAGAACGGCCAGTTTTAATTCTTTTGTATCTTGTGACATAAATTTCTAATGTTGAAATATTTATTCAAATATACAAAGTTTATTGAGGATTACGTCTCGAAGTTTGAGGATTAGCCCTAGTCGTTACAAAGTTTCGGGAGGCATCCTTTTGTACCGTCATTGGCAGGAATGAAGCAATCTTTCTTGATGGTACAAAAGATATAATGTAAATCAGGACATCGAAGATTTAGTGTCACCAAATAGCACCTGATACTCATTAGAATAAAGCCTTAAAAATAAATTTACTTTCAATACCATTATAAAATTTAAATAATTATTTTTGCAACTTCTTAAAATTAAAATTATTACTTGAGATATTATGGTAAAAGATTTATTCGAAAGAATTCAAAACAATAAAGGGCCATTAGGAAAATGGGCTTCACAAGCAGAAGGTTATTTTGTGTTTCCAAAATTGGAGGGTGATTTAGGGCCAAGAATGAGATTTCAAGGAAAAGAAGTTTTGAACTGGAGTTTGAATGACTATTTAGGTTTGGCAAACCATCCAGAAGTTCGTAAAGCAGATGCTGATGCGGCATTAGAATATGGAGCGGCTGCCCCAATGGGAGCTCGTATGATGAGTGGCCACACTAAATATCACGAACAATTAGAAAATGAATTGGCAGCTTTTGTGATGAAAGAGTCGGCTTATTTATTGAATTTTGGCTACCAAGGTATGGTATCTATTATAGATGCTTTAGTAACTAGAAATGATGTAATTGTCTATGATGTTGATGGACATGCTTGTATTATTGACGGCGTTCGCTTGCATAGCGGAAAACGTTTTACGTACAAACACAATGACATTGAAAGTATGGAAAAAAACCTACAGCGTGCTACGAAATTAGCTACGGAAACTGGAGGAGGAATTCTTTTTATTACCGAAGGTGTTTTTGGAATGCGTGGTCAACAAGGAAAGTTGAAAGAAATTGTAGAAATGAAAAAGAAATACAATTTCCGTTTATTAGTTGATGATGCACATGGTTTTGGTACGTTAGGTCAAACAGGTGCTGGAGCAGGTGAGGAGCAAGATTGTCAGGATGGAATTGATGTTTACTTTTCTACGTTTGCTAAATCGATGGCTAATATTGGAGCTTTTGTAGCTGCAGATAAAGATATCATAGATTACCTAAAATACAATTTGCGTTCACAGATGTTTGCAAAAGCATTACCAATGATTCAAACTATTGGTTCTTTGAAACGTTTGCAATTGTTACGTGATAACCCAGGATTGAAAGGCAAATTGTGGGAAAATGTAAATGTATTACAAAGCGGTTTGAGAAATAAAGGATTTAATATTGGAGACACAAATACATGTGTTACCCCAGTCTATCTTGAAGGAAGTGTGCCAGAAGCGATGGTTATGGTAAATGACTTAAGAGAAAACTACGGTATTTTCTTGTCTATTGTAATTTATCCTGTTATTCCAAAAGGAATGATTTTATTACGTGTTATTCCTACTGCGTCACACACATTAGCTGACATAGACGAAACACTTACGGCTTTTGAAGCGATTCGTGAAAAACTAGAAAATGGTACGTATAAAGAAATTGCTAGCAGAACTACAGTTGATTTAGACGCTTAGTTTTTGAAATTATTGCAATTTTCAGTTTATATAAATCCATCAGCTTTTGTTGATGGATTTTTTTGAAATGTATCTAGTCAATAATTAGTTTATTTATAATCTAAAATTTGAATTTTATGAAAAAAGTAATTTTACTGAGTGTCGTTTTTATCAGTGTTTTTGTCTCTTGTAAAAAAGGAAAAGAAATAGAAGAAGTAGCAGTTCCATCAGAAGAAATAGTTGTAGAAGAACCTGTTTCGGAAGAATGCTATAGTGCGATTATCAAAAAAGATACTATTTCAATGTCTTTGAATATAAAAGGAAAAGAAATAGCTTCAGGTAAACTGGTTTATAACTTCTTTGAAAAAGATAAAAACCAAGGGACTTTAGTGGGAGAGATTAAAGGAGACACACTTTTTGCAGACTATACTTTTATGTCCGAAGGAGTTTCGTCAATTCGTCAAGTTGCTTTCTTAAAAAAAGGAAATACGTATGTTGAAGGTTATGGAGATGTTGTTGATGATAACAAAGGAAAAGTCACTTTTAAAGATACCAAACAATTAAAATTTGAAGGAAATATCGTTTTGTCAAAAGTAGATTGTAAAATGTAATTTTCTTTATAAAACAACATTATTCAAAACACAAAATCCATTCGCCGCGGCGAATGGATTTTGTGTTTTAAATGCTAAAATCTAAATTGTTATAAATTCTTTAGAAAAGTACATCTTCTTTTGTGAACAACAGGATTAAAATGTTTCCATAAGTTATGAATGGCAAGATTGTCCGCTAGTTCAGGAGTTCTGAAACAATTGATGACTCCTTTTTCTTTGAAAGTAAGGTAATATTCATTGAAAATTATCGCAGTTACTGCTTTGTTTTGATAATCAGGATGAACGCCTATCAAATAGAAAATCATATCCTTGCTTTGCTTTTTTGCTTTTAGTAAATGAAGGAATCCAAATGGGAATAATTTTCCTTTTGATTTTTGCAACGCTTCCGAAAAGGAAGGCATCACAATACTAAAAGCAACAATATTATGGTCTTTATCTTCTACAAATTTAATAAATTCAGGATTGATAAAACTGATGTATTTTTTCTTAAAATATTCTTTTTGAACATCTGAAATTGCTACAAAAGAAGATAGGGAAGCATAAGATTCATTGAATAAATCAAACATTTTATCCACATGAGGCATCACTTCTTTGGTAGTTTTGAAATTGAGCGGACTTAGTTGGTATCTTCTTTTTACCAAATTATTTGCCTTTTCAAAAAATTCAGGTTTTACATTTTCGAAAGGAAATTTACTTTCTAAGTATTCTTTTTCTACGCTATACCCTAATTGCTCAAAATGATGAGCATAATACGGATGATTGTACCACGTAATCATAGTTCCAATTTCATCAAAACCTTCCGTTAATACACCAACTTTATCTAAATTTGAAAATCCCATCGGACCTTCAACGTGTTCTAAATTGTTTTTTCGACCTAATTCATACACTTTTTCCAAAAGTGCTTTACTTACTTCGATATCATCAATCACATCAAACCAACCAAAACGAACTTTCTTTTTTTGTTGGTCGTTTACTTCACTCCAATTGATGATTGCCGCAATTCTACCTACTATTTCATTGTTTTTGTAAGCAATATAAAAATAGGCTTCGGCATTTTCAAAAGCTGGGTTTTTTGTTTTGTCAAAGGTTTCCAATTCATCAGCAATGATTGGCGGAACCCAATATTTATTGTTTTTGTATAGGGAAAAAGGGAATTTAATGTAATCCGTTAATTCACTTTTTGTTTTAGCTTCTTTTATTGTAATCATTATCCTTTTTTTGTCTTTTTTGCTCTTTTTAATGCTTTTTTATCAGAATCCTTATTGTCAATATTTATTCGAACTTCTTGGTAATTGGCATCATAGCGCCATGAAAAACCAATTCCGCCATAAAGTGCCGAAGGAGTGTCTTTAAGACTTGTACTTATTGATGCATCAATTTGTATGTCTTTATTCAATAAATAAGCGGCGCCACCACGAACTATTGCATCAGCATACAAGTCACTTTTTATACCTTGATTTTCTACAAAACCAGACCATTTGTTATTAAAGCCACGTGTAAGTGTTAGGGCATACCCATAGCTAGGAAAATCTGTACCAATGTAATCTGCGGTAATATTAGAGACTAAAACCCATCTTCCATCACCAAAATGGTTTTGCGTAATTAACATCGCTTTTGGTGAGAATTGTGCAGGATATCTACTCTCGGTTGGGTTTCTATTTGAAAACGCATAGGGATTGTTTTCTGCAGAATAATTAACGCCTACAAATCCAGAAATAGCTGGAATTAACTGGTGCCAATTGAATGCTCGATTGGCTTTCCAACTGTATATGTTTACTTTTTTTTCGTAATTTTTGAAAGGATCGTAGATCAAATATTTGGCTCCTAAAACTGTTTGTTTGAAATCAGCAATGGCAGTTTTGCTTAACAAGGAGGTGTAGGTTTCATTTTGGTATTGTATATCAGCTATCAATTCTAGCTTTTCCATAAATAATCCCCATCGTAACGTAGCATCAAGCCCAAAACCATTAGCATCATAATTCAATAAGCTGTGATTTTGTTTTATGCCGTAAATGCCTGTTTCTATTTGGATTACTGATTTTCCAACAGCATAAGCCGACATGGTCTCGCCTGGTCTGTTAGAATTTATTTGATCAGTATGTTGGGCATAATGTATACTCGGAAGCATTGAAATAGCGACGATCAGTAAGTTTTTTATTTTGAACATATTATTTTTTTTGGGTTAAAAAGTAATAACGCTTTTCAAATGTACTATATTTTATTATTTATTTAAGAGAGATATTTTAATTTTGAACAGTTGATTTATTAATTTTGAAAAAAATTACACATTTATGCAAACAGCTTCTTTCATTGGTTTTATAAAAGCGCTTTTTTATATGATCGCTTTCTATTATATTTTTAAATTCTTAGCTAAACTATTTTTGCCACTATTAGTAAAAAAAGTAGTTGAAAAAGCAGGCGAAAATATGCAGAAGCAACAGAAGTATTCGCAAGATAATACTTGGAAAAAGACACCAACTAAGGATGAAGTACTTTACAATACGGCAAATGCTAAAAACCCACGCGAAACCAAAAAAGTGGGAGATTATGTTGATTACGAAGAAATAGATTAAATTTGCCGTAATTAGCACCGTTTTTACTTTAATCCAAACCAATTTATCTTGAAAATATTAAATAAGTTCTATCCACACGCCTTAGCCATATTTGGTTTTGTTGTAGTTTCTCTCCTGTATTTTTATCCTGTATTGCAGGGAAAACAAATCTTCCAATCCGATATTGTACAATACACAGGAATGGCCAAAGAGCAAAATGACTTTAGAGCCACGGATAATGTAGAACCATATTGGACTAATTCAGCTTTTGGCGGTATGCCAACCTATCAATTAGGAGCAAAATATCCACACGATTATGTCGGTGCTATAGATGATGTATTGCGATTTTTACCGCGTCCCGCGGATTATCTCTTTTTATATTTTCTTGGGTTTTATGGATTGATGCTGGTATTGAAAGCTGATCCTTTGAAAGCTTTTTTTGGAGCCCTAGCCTTTGGATTATCGACCTATTTGATTATTATTCTTGGTGTTGGTCATAATGCCAAAGCACATGCTATTGCTTATATGCCAATGGTTATTGCCGGATTTATTTTGGTTTTTCAAAGAAAATATGTTGTGGGAGGTTTGATTACACTTTTTGCAACAGCATTAGAAATCAATGCGAATCACTTCCAAATGACGTATTACTTGCTGATTTTCTTATTGATTCTTTCTGCATATTTTGGCTATCAATTAGTAAAAGAAAAACAAACCAAATCCCTATTGTATTCTTTCGGAATATTAGGGGCGGCAGGAATTTTAGCTATTGGTGCCAATGCTACTAATTTATTAGCTACTACTGAATATGCAAATTTTAGTATTCGTGGAAAAAGCGAACTGACATTCAATCCAAACGGGTCAAAAAATGAGACTACTTCTGCAATGTCTAAGGACTATATCACAGAGTATAGTTATGGAGTGATGGAAAGCTTTAATCTTATTGCACCCCGACTTTTTGGTGGCTCGAATAATGAAGCTGTTGGGAAAGACAGTAATATGTATGAATTCATGATCGGGCAGGGAGTTCCAGAGGATCAGGCAACTGATTTTGTTTCAGGAATGCCAACCTATTGGGGAGATCAGCCTATTGTTGCAGCTCCTGCATATATTGGAATTGTAGTTTTCTTTTTGGCGATTTTGGCTTTATTTATTGATAAAAGAAAGATTAAATATGTTTTTCTATCGGGTTCAATAGTCGCATTAATGTTATCATGGGGGAAAAATTTTCCAATTTTGACGGACTTTTTTATTGATTATGTTCCTATGTACGATAAATTCAGAGCGGTATCTTCCATTCAAGTGGTTTTGGAATTGTGTTTTCCAGTTTTGGCTATTATGGGATTGCAGTCTTTTTTCCAATTAGATAAAAAACTACAATGGAAAGCGTTGTATGAAACTACAATTTTAGGCTTAGGAATTATCTTGATTTTATTTTTCAGCAAAAGTATGTTCAGCTTTTCAGGTGGAAATGATGCTTATTTTCAAGAAAGTTATGGTCCTGAGTTTGTAAATGCGCTTAAACTGGATCGAATGAGTTTATATAGCGCTGATTTATTGCGCTCGGGTTTCTTTATTGTACTGACAGCGGGAGTTTTATGGTTGTTCATAAAAGAGCGATTTGCTCAAAATACAGCCATTGTAATTGTAGGTTTATTGATGGTTTTTGATTTGTTTTTTGTGGATAAAAAATATGTTTCAGGAAAGGATTTTGTAAGCGGAAGTCAAGTTGAAGTGCCTTTTCAAGAATCACCTTCGGATGCTGAAATTCTAAAAGACACCTCTAATTACCGTGTTTTTGAAGTAGGAGATATCATGGGAGCTAGAGCTTCTTATTTCCATAAATCTATTGGAGGTTATAGCGCCGTAAGACCTAGAAGAATGCAACAGCTAATTGACTATCAAATTTCTAAAAATAATATTGAGGTTCTTAGCATGCTTAATGTAAAGTACGTAATTCAAAAAGATAAAGAAGGAAAAGAATTTCCAGTAATCAACCCTGATGCGAATGGGAATGCGTGGTTTGTAACCCAAGTAGAGGTAGTAAATTCTGCTGATGAAGAGATGAAAGCGTTGGATAGTTTAGATTCTAAAAACGTTGCGGTAGTCAACGAAAAAGAGTTTAAAATTAAAAATACGACTTTAGCCAAAGACAGTTCAGCGACTATAACTTTAGAAAATTATAAACCTAATTACTTGAAATATACGTCTAATAATTCAAATGAAGGTTTAGCCGTTTTCTCCGAAATGTATTATGGAAAAGGTTGGAATGCCTATATTGATGGGGAAAGTGTAGATCATATTAGAGTGAATTATGCGTTACGAGGATTGAATATTCCAGTGGGAAAACACACCATCGAGTTTAAATTTGAACCTCAAGTGATAAAAACAGGAAGCACAATAACGTTACTAAGTTCTATAGGAATGCTGTTGCTTTTAGCAGGTGGGATTTATTTTGAAAGGAAGAAAGGTTTAAATCTTAAAGTTTAAAGTTTTTTGAATATTGAATAATTATGTTGAATTCTGAGGTTTTGTAACCTTAAACCTTAAACCTTAAACTTGGAACCAAAAAAAATCCTAATAATTACCTATTATTGGCCACCAGCAGGCGGACCAGGCGTTCAGCGTTGGCTTAAGTTTGTAAAGTACTTGCCTGATTTTGGCGTTCAGCCAATTGTTTATATTCCAGAGAATCCTACGTATCCTATTGTTGATGAGAATTTGGTTCAAGAAGTTTCGGATAAAGCGATTATTCTGAAACAGAATATTTTTGAACCCTATCAATTGGCCTCTTTTCTTTCGAAAAATAAAACCAAAAAAATGAATTCAGGGATTATTCCCAATCAGAAAAAACAAAATTTTCTGGATAAAACCTTGCTATGGATTCGCGGGAATCTTTTTATTCCCGATGCACGCGTTTTTTGGGTAAAACCATCGGTTGCTTTTCTAGAGAAATATATTGTAGAAAATAATATTGATACGATTGTTACCTCGGGACCACCTCATAGTCTGCATCTTATTGGATTAGAATTAAAACAAAAATTAGATCTAAAATGGTTTGCTGATTTCAGAGATCCGTGGACCACTATTGGCTATCACAAATCCTTGCGATTGTCTCGTTTTGCTGCCAAAAAACACAAAGCATTAGAACATCAGGTTTTGAATACCGCTGATACGATTATCGTAACCAGTAAAACCACTAAAACGGAATTTCAAGCGATTACAACTAAACCTATTGCAGTACTAACGAATGGTTATGACACGGAAAATGTAGAAAAGCAAACCTTGGATTCAAAGTTCAGCTTAGCGCATATTGGTTCTTTTCTTTCCGAGAGAAATCCCCTGATTTTATGGGAAAGTTTAGTGGAATTAAGTACTGAAATCCCGGATTTTAAATCCCATTTAGAAGTAAAATTAATAGGTGCTGTTAGTCAGGAAGTTTTGGAAACCATTACTCAATTCGGGTTAAAACCGTATTTGAATAATTTGGGTTATGTTTCGCATACTGAAGCGATTGCACACCAGAGGAAATCTCAAGTTTTGCTGTTGATTGAAATTAATTCTGAAGATACTAAAAGCATTATTCCGGGGAAATTATTTGAATATATGGTTTCAAACCGACCTATTATTGCGATTGGACCAAAAGATTCTGACTTTGCTGAAATTATTACGGAAACCAATACAGGTGTATTTTTTGATTATTCAGAGAAAATGAAACTTAAAAGTGTAATTTTGGATTTTTATAATCAGTTTTTGGAGGGGAAATTACAAGCAAATGGAGTTGGATTACAACGTTATTCCAGAAAAAATCTCACGAAAGAATTGTCACAATTAATCCAATAAACAAGAAGCCCTATCCACTTTTAATCTAAAAATTTAAACTCCTAAAATGGGAATAGTATTAAATCAATCTTTAAAGAATACGATAATTACCTATTTTGGTTTTGGTATTGGCGCTATTAACACCCTTTATTTGTACCCGTTTTTTTTAGGAACGGTATTTTATGCTTTAACTAATTATATTCTTTCTTGGGCGAATATTATTATGCCATTATTGGCTTTTGGAATGCAAAATACT
Proteins encoded:
- a CDS encoding NYN domain-containing protein codes for the protein MSQDTKELKLAVLIDADNVPYSNVKGMMEEIAKFGTPTTKRIYADWTKPNAGGWKSVLLEHAITPIQQYSYTVGKNSSDSAMIIDAMDLLYSDKVDGFCIVSSDSDFTRLAIRLRESGMKVIGIGEQKTPNSFIVACDRFIYIEVLDGAIKKKLPKRTNTSDAKKATPKSLNKVDLQTIELIESTIEDIGDDSGWAFLGDVGNLIVKKKPEFDPRNYGFPKLTPMLKSLTDILEIDERDSDKKGIKHVYVRLRFN
- a CDS encoding transporter, yielding MFKIKNLLIVAISMLPSIHYAQHTDQINSNRPGETMSAYAVGKSVIQIETGIYGIKQNHSLLNYDANGFGLDATLRWGLFMEKLELIADIQYQNETYTSLLSKTAIADFKQTVLGAKYLIYDPFKNYEKKVNIYSWKANRAFNWHQLIPAISGFVGVNYSAENNPYAFSNRNPTESRYPAQFSPKAMLITQNHFGDGRWVLVSNITADYIGTDFPSYGYALTLTRGFNNKWSGFVENQGIKSDLYADAIVRGGAAYLLNKDIQIDASISTSLKDTPSALYGGIGFSWRYDANYQEVRINIDNKDSDKKALKRAKKTKKG
- a CDS encoding aminotransferase class I/II-fold pyridoxal phosphate-dependent enzyme yields the protein MVKDLFERIQNNKGPLGKWASQAEGYFVFPKLEGDLGPRMRFQGKEVLNWSLNDYLGLANHPEVRKADADAALEYGAAAPMGARMMSGHTKYHEQLENELAAFVMKESAYLLNFGYQGMVSIIDALVTRNDVIVYDVDGHACIIDGVRLHSGKRFTYKHNDIESMEKNLQRATKLATETGGGILFITEGVFGMRGQQGKLKEIVEMKKKYNFRLLVDDAHGFGTLGQTGAGAGEEQDCQDGIDVYFSTFAKSMANIGAFVAADKDIIDYLKYNLRSQMFAKALPMIQTIGSLKRLQLLRDNPGLKGKLWENVNVLQSGLRNKGFNIGDTNTCVTPVYLEGSVPEAMVMVNDLRENYGIFLSIVIYPVIPKGMILLRVIPTASHTLADIDETLTAFEAIREKLENGTYKEIASRTTVDLDA
- a CDS encoding GTP cyclohydrolase, with translation MITIKEAKTKSELTDYIKFPFSLYKNNKYWVPPIIADELETFDKTKNPAFENAEAYFYIAYKNNEIVGRIAAIINWSEVNDQQKKKVRFGWFDVIDDIEVSKALLEKVYELGRKNNLEHVEGPMGFSNLDKVGVLTEGFDEIGTMITWYNHPYYAHHFEQLGYSVEKEYLESKFPFENVKPEFFEKANNLVKRRYQLSPLNFKTTKEVMPHVDKMFDLFNESYASLSSFVAISDVQKEYFKKKYISFINPEFIKFVEDKDHNIVAFSIVMPSFSEALQKSKGKLFPFGFLHLLKAKKQSKDMIFYLIGVHPDYQNKAVTAIIFNEYYLTFKEKGVINCFRTPELADNLAIHNLWKHFNPVVHKRRCTFLKNL
- a CDS encoding YfhO family protein; translation: MKILNKFYPHALAIFGFVVVSLLYFYPVLQGKQIFQSDIVQYTGMAKEQNDFRATDNVEPYWTNSAFGGMPTYQLGAKYPHDYVGAIDDVLRFLPRPADYLFLYFLGFYGLMLVLKADPLKAFFGALAFGLSTYLIIILGVGHNAKAHAIAYMPMVIAGFILVFQRKYVVGGLITLFATALEINANHFQMTYYLLIFLLILSAYFGYQLVKEKQTKSLLYSFGILGAAGILAIGANATNLLATTEYANFSIRGKSELTFNPNGSKNETTSAMSKDYITEYSYGVMESFNLIAPRLFGGSNNEAVGKDSNMYEFMIGQGVPEDQATDFVSGMPTYWGDQPIVAAPAYIGIVVFFLAILALFIDKRKIKYVFLSGSIVALMLSWGKNFPILTDFFIDYVPMYDKFRAVSSIQVVLELCFPVLAIMGLQSFFQLDKKLQWKALYETTILGLGIILILFFSKSMFSFSGGNDAYFQESYGPEFVNALKLDRMSLYSADLLRSGFFIVLTAGVLWLFIKERFAQNTAIVIVGLLMVFDLFFVDKKYVSGKDFVSGSQVEVPFQESPSDAEILKDTSNYRVFEVGDIMGARASYFHKSIGGYSAVRPRRMQQLIDYQISKNNIEVLSMLNVKYVIQKDKEGKEFPVINPDANGNAWFVTQVEVVNSADEEMKALDSLDSKNVAVVNEKEFKIKNTTLAKDSSATITLENYKPNYLKYTSNNSNEGLAVFSEMYYGKGWNAYIDGESVDHIRVNYALRGLNIPVGKHTIEFKFEPQVIKTGSTITLLSSIGMLLLLAGGIYFERKKGLNLKV
- a CDS encoding glycosyltransferase family 4 protein, whose product is MEPKKILIITYYWPPAGGPGVQRWLKFVKYLPDFGVQPIVYIPENPTYPIVDENLVQEVSDKAIILKQNIFEPYQLASFLSKNKTKKMNSGIIPNQKKQNFLDKTLLWIRGNLFIPDARVFWVKPSVAFLEKYIVENNIDTIVTSGPPHSLHLIGLELKQKLDLKWFADFRDPWTTIGYHKSLRLSRFAAKKHKALEHQVLNTADTIIVTSKTTKTEFQAITTKPIAVLTNGYDTENVEKQTLDSKFSLAHIGSFLSERNPLILWESLVELSTEIPDFKSHLEVKLIGAVSQEVLETITQFGLKPYLNNLGYVSHTEAIAHQRKSQVLLLIEINSEDTKSIIPGKLFEYMVSNRPIIAIGPKDSDFAEIITETNTGVFFDYSEKMKLKSVILDFYNQFLEGKLQANGVGLQRYSRKNLTKELSQLIQ
- a CDS encoding DUF4834 family protein; protein product: MQTASFIGFIKALFYMIAFYYIFKFLAKLFLPLLVKKVVEKAGENMQKQQKYSQDNTWKKTPTKDEVLYNTANAKNPRETKKVGDYVDYEEID